A portion of the Oscillatoria sp. FACHB-1406 genome contains these proteins:
- a CDS encoding MBL fold metallo-hydrolase translates to MVSATQSARLKLEREMNPMDVREENPAAHFDIQFWGVRGQVAAPGQDTLRYGGNTSCVEMRLNDKRLIFDGGTGLRQLGNSLLGQMPVEAHLFFTDYHWDRIQGFPFFVPGFIPINRFHIYGAGTLDGTTFKERLQAQMLGPNFPVPMQVMQSAMEFHNLTENKTYQLDDVLVEAKFLKETCPSLAYRIQYQGKSVVYATETQALFEGCYDLLLELTKGAELVILDAPMVLRQGESKLKLASLNSSLHSRMTLAKESRAKEVVLSMYHPDDDDNFLDTVEQKLRAITPNICLAREGMVVSVC, encoded by the coding sequence ATGGTATCAGCAACCCAGTCAGCCCGCCTAAAGTTAGAACGAGAGATGAACCCTATGGATGTCCGGGAGGAAAACCCCGCAGCACACTTTGACATTCAATTTTGGGGAGTTAGAGGTCAAGTAGCGGCTCCAGGTCAAGATACGCTCCGCTATGGCGGGAATACCTCCTGCGTGGAAATGCGTTTGAACGACAAGCGCTTAATTTTTGATGGCGGTACGGGATTGCGTCAATTGGGTAATAGTTTGCTCGGTCAAATGCCGGTCGAAGCTCACCTCTTTTTTACGGACTACCATTGGGATAGAATTCAAGGCTTTCCCTTTTTTGTCCCCGGTTTTATTCCCATTAATCGCTTCCATATCTACGGGGCGGGGACGCTCGACGGAACTACATTTAAAGAGCGCCTGCAAGCCCAAATGTTAGGCCCAAATTTCCCCGTTCCCATGCAAGTTATGCAATCGGCAATGGAATTTCATAACCTAACTGAGAATAAAACTTATCAATTGGACGATGTATTAGTAGAAGCCAAATTTTTAAAAGAAACTTGTCCGTCCTTGGCTTATCGCATTCAGTATCAAGGGAAGTCTGTCGTCTACGCGACAGAGACGCAAGCGCTCTTTGAGGGCTGCTACGATCTGTTATTGGAATTGACGAAGGGCGCAGAACTGGTGATTTTAGATGCACCGATGGTACTGCGACAGGGCGAATCTAAATTAAAGCTCGCTAGCCTGAATTCATCATTGCACTCTAGGATGACCTTAGCGAAGGAATCTCGCGCCAAAGAAGTTGTCTTGTCAATGTATCATCCCGACGATGATGACAATTTTCTCGATACCGTAGAACAGAAACTCAGAGCGATAACTCCTAATATTTGCTTAGCACGGGAAGGAATGGTCGTTTCAGTATGCTGA
- a CDS encoding inorganic diphosphatase, producing MDLSRIPPQPKPGLLNVLIEIPAGSKNKYEFDKDLNAFALDRVLYSSVQYPYDYGFIPNTLADDGDPLDGMVLIDQPTFPGCVIAARPIGMLEMIDGGDRDEKLLCVPAKDPRYAQIHSLENISPHRLEEIAEFFRTYKNLERKETEILGWKQGSDVTALIEQCIKAAG from the coding sequence TTGGATTTATCGCGCATTCCCCCTCAACCCAAACCCGGACTGCTCAACGTTTTAATCGAAATTCCAGCCGGGAGCAAAAATAAATACGAATTTGACAAAGATTTGAACGCCTTCGCTCTCGATCGCGTCCTCTACTCCTCAGTCCAATATCCTTACGACTACGGGTTCATTCCAAATACCCTCGCCGATGATGGCGATCCCCTCGATGGAATGGTTCTGATCGACCAACCCACCTTCCCCGGTTGCGTGATTGCCGCCCGCCCCATCGGGATGCTAGAAATGATTGACGGCGGCGATCGCGATGAAAAGCTGCTCTGCGTTCCTGCTAAAGACCCCCGCTACGCACAAATTCACTCCTTAGAAAACATTTCTCCCCATCGCCTCGAGGAAATTGCTGAATTCTTCCGGACGTACAAGAATTTAGAGCGAAAAGAGACAGAAATCCTCGGCTGGAAGCAAGGAAGCGATGTTACCGCACTGATCGAACAGTGTATCAAAGCGGCGGGTTAA
- a CDS encoding DUF6816 family protein — translation MGLLMVRYALANAPYGTTVRARILVNAPYGTIELGDRGRRIEVVRAWVKVLFAIALWLGLGFCGSPEALAGRLGERVAAFPQWHGKPPVAPAKGDLVYPDWMAGNWQVTETLEEMVAPFAPDLVTPGFEGNRRYLKEAIAFPVRFNRSSTGIIADRAFNSLNIGNAYLGEGAVRSVKVDPDNPNRQITQLREGGEFVSVITKRGKEIPAKERFITTEVSQQIFRSPTQLYLNEVETTTQYQHSERDRISAEQMTAIYLSPRDPDYFKAGNAPIALYRYHLELSKLQLHETEDE, via the coding sequence ATGGGGCTCTTAATGGTGCGTTACGCTTTGGCTAACGCACCCTACGGTACTACGGTACGAGCGAGGATTTTGGTTAACGCGCCCTACGGTACAATCGAGCTTGGCGATCGAGGACGGAGAATAGAAGTAGTGAGAGCTTGGGTGAAAGTGCTGTTCGCGATCGCGCTTTGGTTGGGATTGGGGTTTTGCGGCAGTCCGGAGGCGCTGGCGGGGCGTTTGGGCGAGAGAGTTGCAGCCTTTCCGCAATGGCACGGCAAACCGCCCGTTGCGCCCGCAAAAGGAGATTTAGTTTATCCGGATTGGATGGCGGGAAACTGGCAAGTTACTGAGACTTTGGAGGAAATGGTTGCGCCTTTTGCGCCCGATTTAGTCACCCCCGGATTTGAGGGAAATCGCCGCTATTTAAAGGAAGCGATCGCGTTTCCGGTACGCTTTAATAGAAGTTCCACCGGAATTATTGCCGATCGCGCTTTTAATTCCCTCAACATCGGTAATGCTTATTTAGGAGAAGGGGCGGTGCGATCGGTTAAAGTCGATCCAGACAATCCCAATCGCCAAATTACTCAACTGCGAGAGGGGGGCGAATTCGTTTCTGTTATTACGAAACGAGGCAAAGAAATTCCGGCGAAAGAGCGCTTTATTACCACCGAAGTGAGCCAACAAATTTTTCGCAGTCCTACCCAACTTTATCTTAACGAAGTAGAAACAACGACCCAATATCAACACTCGGAACGCGATCGCATTTCAGCCGAACAAATGACGGCTATTTACCTCTCGCCGCGCGATCCCGACTACTTCAAAGCTGGGAATGCTCCCATCGCCCTCTATCGCTATCATTTGGAGTTATCTAAACTTCAACTTCACGAGACAGAAGATGAATAA
- a CDS encoding FKBP-type peptidyl-prolyl cis-trans isomerase — protein MREILISFVAIAICAVIFVLGLTFGTGERTDAVAAPVEPAAAVATALPTAEGAMLVATNEQQETKNMENTVTTDSGLQYVDIVEGTGAQPQKGQTVVVHYTGTLENGSKFDSSRDRNQPFSFKLGVGQVIKGWDEGVGSMKVGGRRKLIIPADLGYGARGAGGVIPPNATLIFDVELLKIA, from the coding sequence ATGAGAGAAATTTTAATTAGCTTCGTCGCGATCGCGATTTGTGCTGTAATCTTTGTGCTGGGTTTGACGTTCGGCACGGGCGAACGTACCGATGCTGTTGCGGCCCCCGTTGAACCGGCTGCCGCTGTCGCTACTGCCCTCCCAACCGCAGAAGGAGCTATGCTGGTAGCGACAAACGAACAACAGGAAACAAAGAACATGGAAAATACCGTCACCACCGATTCGGGGCTGCAATATGTCGATATAGTGGAAGGAACGGGCGCGCAGCCCCAAAAAGGGCAAACGGTGGTCGTTCATTACACCGGAACTCTGGAAAATGGAAGCAAGTTTGATAGTTCCCGCGATCGCAATCAGCCCTTTTCTTTTAAGCTAGGAGTCGGTCAAGTAATTAAGGGTTGGGATGAAGGAGTCGGTTCCATGAAAGTGGGCGGACGGCGCAAACTCATCATTCCCGCCGACCTCGGTTATGGCGCGCGCGGTGCGGGCGGTGTGATTCCTCCCAATGCTACGCTAATTTTTGATGTGGAATTGCTGAAGATTGCTTAA
- a CDS encoding EI24 domain-containing protein — translation MICGLLAGASYPLRAIRLFQKAPRLLGFLIVPILLNAVIGTVLYAGLLFPSWQGLTSLTQLLDLKFDAWVANRAAWLHYFDYAILALGWLLRALLVPILLLITGFIFLQFGSILGAPWYGKLSEQIEEFQLGRVEIVEVNIFQDIGRALLFEVKKIGLWLAIGLPLLLLNFIPGLGTAIATAGGITLTAMIACLDFLDGPSERRRFSFRKKLSLVFQTFPASVSFSALCWLLSSIPLVNLVTIPICVASGTLFWCDRVLPKLSPVRSARLSNPSLES, via the coding sequence ATGATTTGCGGACTGTTAGCAGGAGCGAGTTATCCCCTGCGTGCGATAAGACTTTTTCAGAAAGCACCCCGCCTCTTGGGTTTTCTTATCGTTCCCATCCTACTCAATGCTGTCATTGGAACTGTTTTGTACGCGGGCTTACTTTTCCCGTCTTGGCAGGGCTTAACGAGTTTAACTCAACTGCTGGATCTGAAATTCGATGCTTGGGTTGCCAATCGAGCGGCTTGGCTGCATTATTTTGACTATGCTATTTTGGCATTGGGATGGCTATTGCGGGCGCTTCTCGTGCCAATTTTATTGTTAATTACGGGCTTTATTTTTTTGCAATTTGGATCGATTTTGGGCGCGCCGTGGTATGGAAAATTATCGGAACAAATTGAAGAGTTTCAGTTAGGTCGCGTTGAGATTGTTGAGGTTAATATTTTTCAGGATATCGGGCGCGCTTTGCTTTTTGAGGTAAAAAAGATCGGGCTGTGGTTAGCGATCGGTTTGCCTTTGTTATTGCTTAATTTTATTCCGGGATTGGGAACTGCGATCGCGACGGCGGGAGGAATTACCTTAACCGCAATGATTGCCTGTTTGGACTTTCTCGATGGGCCTTCCGAACGTCGCCGTTTCAGCTTTCGCAAAAAGCTAAGCTTGGTGTTTCAAACGTTCCCCGCTAGCGTAAGTTTTAGCGCGCTTTGCTGGCTTCTTAGCAGCATTCCTTTGGTTAATTTAGTGACTATCCCCATCTGTGTCGCTTCCGGGACGCTATTTTGGTGCGATCGCGTTTTGCCGAAACTTTCGCCAGTTCGCTCTGCCCGACTTTCTAACCCTTCACTCGAATCTTAA
- a CDS encoding DUF362 domain-containing protein — MPTVSLLRAESYELQRLRADLEKLLEPLGGMGAFVKRGDRVLLKPNLLTGSRPGKECITRPELVYCVAQLVREAGGEPFLGDSPAFGTVRGIVQSNGYLPLIQDLDLPIVEFSGHRYATESEQFGHLRLSKEAMEADVLINLPKVKSHVQLTLTLGVKNLFGCVPGKMKAWWHMEAGKDADRFGEMLVETARAIAPNLTIVDGIIGHEGNGPSGGEPKFLGVLGASANVFALDRAFMEILNVDPAVVPTAAASQRLGLLPERSAIEFPLQSPSALSCPDWKLPEAMMPIDFGLPRVLRSSFKHFYIRFIKEPMRAYAKVRN, encoded by the coding sequence ATGCCGACTGTCAGCTTACTTCGTGCCGAGTCTTACGAACTCCAACGCCTGCGCGCCGATCTTGAAAAGCTCCTGGAACCGTTAGGGGGAATGGGGGCTTTTGTTAAAAGAGGCGATCGCGTTTTGCTCAAACCCAACCTTTTGACCGGTAGCAGACCGGGTAAGGAATGTATTACCCGTCCGGAATTGGTCTATTGCGTCGCGCAGTTGGTGCGGGAAGCGGGCGGCGAACCTTTTTTGGGCGATAGTCCTGCTTTTGGGACGGTTCGGGGTATCGTCCAAAGTAATGGCTATCTGCCGTTGATTCAAGACCTCGACCTGCCGATTGTGGAGTTCAGCGGCCATCGCTACGCGACAGAAAGCGAGCAATTCGGTCATTTGCGCCTGTCGAAGGAAGCAATGGAAGCCGATGTTTTGATTAATCTGCCCAAGGTGAAGTCCCACGTTCAGTTAACGCTGACGTTGGGCGTGAAAAATCTGTTTGGTTGCGTGCCGGGTAAGATGAAGGCTTGGTGGCACATGGAAGCGGGGAAGGATGCCGACCGTTTTGGGGAAATGCTGGTGGAGACGGCAAGGGCGATCGCGCCGAATTTAACTATCGTTGACGGTATTATCGGTCATGAGGGGAACGGGCCGAGTGGCGGCGAACCCAAATTTTTGGGCGTTTTGGGGGCATCGGCGAATGTGTTTGCTCTCGATCGCGCTTTCATGGAAATTTTGAATGTCGATCCGGCTGTTGTCCCCACTGCGGCTGCATCTCAGCGTTTGGGACTCCTGCCGGAGCGCTCGGCGATTGAATTTCCCTTGCAATCTCCGAGCGCTTTAAGCTGCCCCGATTGGAAGTTACCTGAAGCGATGATGCCGATTGATTTCGGGCTGCCGCGCGTGCTGAGATCGAGCTTTAAGCATTTCTACATTCGCTTTATCAAAGAACCGATGCGCGCCTACGCTAAGGTTCGTAATTAG
- a CDS encoding TldD/PmbA family protein, with translation MPPTLLLSKELPTLQYPTPTDRFDLTWETPLSTLLGLGRAAGADFVEFFLEKTNYISCLAEDDRITSISPNLSTGAGVRVFRGKRDCYVSTNNLTFKGLKSALEKALGILGLSLPSPNAHIPEIYLELFRDYATAKDKETWLSQVSSMQEMGDILLAANDKLNQKASHVQSRRASYFRDWQEVLVAASDGTFARDIRLTQSVGFNLLCADGEHRSSNAQRDGDTSNPNFLRTWDYETTAEGLAETAGKMLYADYVESGNYPVIMANKFGGVIFHEACGHLLETTQIEAQTTPFMDKKGEKIAHESLTAWDEGRTDEAFGSVDMDDEGMPTQRTLLIENGILKNFLSDRAGSLRTGHPRTGSGRRQSYAYAAASRMRNTYIAPGSYSSDDLFSSVDKGIYCKKMGGGSVGATGEFNFGVDEAYLIENGKITKPLKGAILIGEAKEIMNKISMCSNDLGLAAGFCGSVSGSIYVTVGQPHLKVDSITVGGR, from the coding sequence ATGCCACCGACCCTCCTCCTCTCCAAAGAACTTCCTACCCTCCAATATCCTACCCCCACCGATCGCTTCGACCTCACCTGGGAAACGCCCCTATCCACCCTCCTCGGTTTGGGACGCGCCGCCGGTGCAGACTTCGTTGAATTCTTCCTCGAAAAAACCAATTATATTAGCTGCCTCGCCGAAGACGATCGCATTACCAGCATTTCACCCAACCTCTCCACTGGCGCGGGCGTGCGCGTTTTTCGCGGTAAAAGAGATTGCTACGTCAGCACCAACAACCTGACCTTCAAGGGCTTAAAATCGGCATTAGAAAAAGCTTTAGGCATTCTCGGACTCAGCCTGCCTTCCCCCAACGCTCACATCCCAGAAATTTACCTCGAACTGTTCCGCGACTATGCCACCGCAAAGGATAAAGAAACGTGGTTGAGTCAAGTTAGTTCCATGCAAGAAATGGGCGATATCTTACTCGCCGCCAACGACAAACTCAATCAAAAAGCCTCCCACGTTCAATCTCGCCGCGCGTCCTACTTCCGCGATTGGCAAGAAGTCCTAGTTGCAGCCAGCGATGGTACTTTTGCCCGCGATATTCGCTTAACCCAGTCAGTCGGCTTTAATCTTCTGTGTGCTGATGGCGAACACCGTTCCTCTAACGCCCAGCGCGACGGCGATACCAGCAACCCTAATTTCCTTCGCACTTGGGATTACGAAACGACAGCGGAAGGATTGGCAGAAACGGCAGGAAAGATGCTTTATGCCGATTATGTCGAATCGGGAAACTACCCGGTAATTATGGCGAATAAATTCGGCGGCGTGATTTTCCACGAAGCTTGCGGACATTTGCTGGAGACAACGCAAATCGAAGCGCAAACGACCCCATTTATGGATAAAAAGGGCGAAAAGATTGCCCATGAAAGCTTGACGGCGTGGGATGAAGGGCGCACCGATGAAGCGTTTGGCAGCGTTGATATGGACGATGAAGGAATGCCGACCCAGCGTACTCTATTAATTGAGAATGGTATCCTGAAAAACTTCCTCAGCGATCGCGCCGGTTCCCTCCGTACCGGACATCCGCGCACCGGAAGCGGCCGCCGTCAAAGTTACGCCTATGCCGCCGCCTCGCGGATGCGAAATACTTATATCGCTCCCGGAAGCTATAGCAGTGATGACCTATTTTCCTCCGTTGATAAAGGCATTTATTGCAAAAAAATGGGCGGCGGTAGCGTCGGCGCGACGGGTGAATTTAACTTTGGAGTCGATGAAGCTTATTTAATTGAAAACGGCAAAATTACGAAGCCGTTGAAGGGCGCAATTTTAATCGGCGAAGCCAAAGAGATTATGAATAAAATCTCGATGTGTTCCAACGATTTAGGATTGGCGGCAGGTTTTTGCGGTTCGGTCAGCGGTAGCATTTACGTTACTGTCGGACAGCCGCATTTAAAAGTCGATTCGATTACTGTCGGCGGACGTTAA
- a CDS encoding HEAT repeat domain-containing protein, protein MVKPDFSAYLQSICENEKYRRWWNLYTVTDVEGKIREESQFSPFDFGLMVETVLPKDKKENEESPKRPAKEKIERLPVLQGIQKYAQGHVLLVGRPGSGKSTALVRLLLEESLRMREGWGDGETGGRGDGKIGLGEIPILVELRQYQTSILDLIDNALRRNQLRLKQPEIKELLNCGRLLLLFDGVNELPNDKARRDLKAFRENYGRVPAIFTTRDIGVGGDLGIEKRLEMQPLNETQMRQFVRAYLPQQGEEMLQRLQGRLREFGQTPLLLWMLCELFQQTGTIPPNLGLVFRCFAKSFECKIKEDVPVAPESRRWWGESLQHLAFAMMQGETPTELRVAIARREAEGILAEFLKDKVAYSPTRAKEFLEDLLEHHLLQLASNDQIEFRHQLLQEYYAAEALLPQVAKMNDAKLKRDYLNYLKWTEPVALMLALLEEETQAVRVVRLALEVDLMLGARLAGEVQPRFQGKTVELVEQLEVPEDFKIKLLGMTRSGCAVACLAQLLQDDFSWVRWEAVEALETIGNEAAVNPLISALQDDFSWVRSTAAEALGKIGNESTFNALISALQDEDLPVRWTAAQALANIGNEAAVNALISALQHKSSYVRRRAAEALKKIGNEAAVNALNLALQDENSSVRRTAAEALRKIGNEAALNALILDLQDKESSVRRTAAEALGNIGNEAAFNSLILDLQHKYSDVRRTAAEALGKIGNEAAVNSLISALQDEDSSVREKAAEALGKIGNEAAVNSLISALQHKDSYVRRRAAEALGKIGNEAAVNSLISALQHKDLSVRWRAAEALGKIGNEAAVNALILDLQDKDSSVRRTTAEALGNIGNEAAVNALISALQDKESYVRWRAAEVLGNIGNEAAVNTLVSALQDKESYVRWRAAEVLGNIGNEAAVNALISALQDKDSDVRGAAAESLGNIAPDRVLPQMWELLLRQKYDTTEIIEKIQERCKFYNYPLFHSPPVEDAKATQSEPSSVQMNFYGNVTGAAGIVEGNLNNPNLKDNDEKINN, encoded by the coding sequence ATGGTGAAACCCGATTTTTCCGCCTACCTTCAATCCATTTGCGAGAACGAGAAGTATCGACGCTGGTGGAATCTTTACACCGTTACCGATGTTGAGGGCAAGATTCGCGAAGAATCGCAGTTTTCGCCCTTCGATTTTGGCTTGATGGTGGAGACGGTGTTACCGAAGGATAAAAAAGAAAACGAGGAATCCCCGAAAAGACCAGCCAAAGAAAAAATCGAACGATTGCCCGTCCTGCAAGGCATCCAGAAATACGCGCAAGGTCACGTGCTTTTAGTCGGGCGGCCCGGTTCGGGGAAATCGACGGCGTTGGTGCGATTGCTGCTGGAAGAATCCTTGCGGATGAGGGAGGGATGGGGAGACGGGGAGACGGGGGGACGAGGGGACGGGAAGATTGGGTTAGGTGAAATTCCGATTCTCGTGGAATTGCGGCAATATCAAACCTCTATCCTCGATTTAATCGATAATGCCTTGCGGCGGAACCAGTTGCGCTTAAAACAGCCAGAAATCAAAGAATTGCTCAATTGTGGACGATTGTTGCTGCTGTTCGATGGAGTCAATGAATTACCCAACGACAAAGCGCGGCGGGACTTGAAAGCGTTTCGAGAGAATTATGGTCGTGTACCCGCCATCTTCACGACGCGGGATATTGGCGTGGGGGGCGACTTAGGGATTGAGAAGCGGTTGGAAATGCAGCCCCTCAACGAAACGCAGATGCGGCAGTTTGTCCGCGCTTACCTGCCCCAACAAGGAGAAGAAATGTTGCAGCGCTTGCAAGGGAGATTGCGCGAGTTCGGGCAAACGCCGCTGCTGCTGTGGATGTTGTGCGAGTTATTCCAACAAACCGGAACCATTCCGCCCAATTTGGGGTTAGTGTTCCGCTGCTTCGCCAAAAGTTTTGAATGCAAAATTAAAGAAGATGTCCCTGTTGCCCCGGAGTCGCGGCGTTGGTGGGGAGAGTCATTGCAGCATTTAGCCTTTGCCATGATGCAGGGAGAAACGCCAACGGAACTGCGCGTTGCGATTGCTCGGCGAGAAGCAGAAGGCATTCTAGCAGAATTTCTTAAGGACAAAGTTGCTTATTCTCCCACGCGGGCGAAGGAATTTTTAGAAGACTTGCTCGAACATCATCTCCTGCAACTGGCGAGTAACGACCAAATTGAATTTCGCCACCAATTATTGCAAGAATATTACGCAGCAGAAGCGCTGTTGCCGCAAGTCGCAAAGATGAATGATGCCAAGTTGAAACGGGATTATTTGAATTACTTGAAGTGGACGGAACCCGTAGCTTTGATGCTGGCGTTGTTGGAGGAAGAAACGCAGGCGGTGCGAGTCGTGCGGTTGGCGTTGGAAGTGGATTTGATGTTGGGGGCAAGGTTGGCGGGAGAGGTGCAACCGAGGTTTCAGGGCAAAACGGTTGAGTTAGTCGAGCAGTTAGAAGTTCCCGAAGATTTTAAGATTAAGCTATTGGGGATGACGCGATCGGGTTGTGCGGTTGCTTGTTTAGCACAACTGTTACAGGATGATTTCTCATGGGTTCGTTGGGAGGCAGTAGAAGCATTAGAAACTATCGGCAATGAAGCCGCCGTCAATCCCCTCATTTCGGCTTTACAGGATGATTTCTCATGGGTTCGTAGCACGGCAGCAGAAGCATTAGGAAAAATCGGCAATGAATCCACCTTCAATGCCCTCATTTCGGCTTTACAGGATGAAGACTTACCGGTTCGTTGGACGGCAGCACAAGCATTAGCAAATATCGGTAATGAAGCCGCCGTCAATGCCCTCATTTCGGCTTTACAGCATAAATCCTCATATGTTCGTAGGAGGGCAGCAGAGGCATTAAAAAAAATCGGCAATGAAGCCGCCGTCAATGCCCTAAATTTGGCTTTACAGGATGAAAACTCATCTGTTCGTAGGACGGCAGCAGAGGCATTAAGAAAAATCGGCAATGAAGCCGCTCTCAATGCCCTCATTTTGGATTTACAAGATAAAGAATCATCGGTTCGTAGGACGGCAGCAGAGGCATTAGGAAATATCGGCAATGAAGCCGCCTTTAATTCCCTAATTTTGGATTTACAGCATAAATACTCAGATGTTCGTAGGACGGCAGCAGAGGCATTAGGAAAAATCGGCAATGAAGCCGCCGTTAATTCCCTCATTTCGGCTTTACAGGATGAAGATTCATCTGTTCGTGAGAAGGCAGCAGAAGCATTAGGAAAAATCGGCAATGAAGCCGCCGTTAATTCCCTCATTTCGGCTTTACAGCATAAAGACTCATATGTTCGTAGGAGGGCAGCAGAGGCATTAGGAAAAATCGGCAATGAAGCCGCCGTTAATTCCCTCATTTCGGCTTTACAGCATAAAGACTTATCGGTTCGTTGGAGGGCAGCAGAAGCATTAGGAAAAATCGGCAATGAAGCCGCTGTCAATGCCCTCATTTTGGATTTACAAGATAAAGACTCATCTGTTCGTAGGACAACAGCAGAGGCATTAGGAAATATCGGCAATGAAGCCGCCGTCAATGCCCTAATTTCGGCTTTACAAGATAAAGAATCATATGTTCGTTGGAGGGCAGCAGAGGTATTAGGAAATATCGGCAATGAAGCCGCTGTCAATACCCTAGTTTCGGCTTTACAAGATAAAGAATCATATGTTCGTTGGAGGGCAGCAGAGGTATTAGGAAATATCGGCAATGAAGCCGCCGTCAATGCCCTAATTTCGGCTTTACAGGATAAAGACTCAGATGTTCGTGGGGCGGCAGCAGAATCATTAGGAAATATTGCGCCCGATCGCGTCCTACCTCAGATGTGGGAATTACTCTTAAGGCAAAAATACGACACCACCGAAATCATCGAAAAAATTCAAGAGCGCTGCAAGTTTTATAACTACCCACTTTTTCATTCTCCCCCCGTTGAGGACGCAAAAGCTACCCAATCAGAACCTTCATCCGTACAAATGAATTTCTATGGTAATGTCACAGGGGCGGCGGGGATTGTTGAAGGCAATTTAAATAATCCAAACCTAAAAGATAATGACGAGAAAATTAACAATTGA
- the rpsH gene encoding 30S ribosomal protein S8 yields MTRKLTIELPDELEQHLLAEAQRLNTSLENVVVLSLVRSRSLEPGLTPSALSESDSEEPIAESLRLQKEHEITEIVERIRAAKTAGNLTAEIPATPLAFHLIEVMKNSGLIADFQRYEDIETNPCLQIHLNPSDRAPVSQPPAPEDFPEAIARILQNLQSEDPTVRILALTALGEHYSEP; encoded by the coding sequence ATGACGAGAAAATTAACAATTGAACTTCCCGATGAACTGGAACAACACCTACTCGCTGAAGCGCAACGACTCAATACTTCTTTGGAAAATGTTGTTGTCCTGTCGCTAGTACGCTCTCGGAGTCTCGAACCGGGATTAACACCTAGCGCTCTCTCGGAATCAGACTCAGAGGAACCGATCGCAGAATCCCTCCGGCTTCAAAAAGAGCATGAAATTACCGAGATTGTGGAGAGAATTCGAGCAGCGAAAACCGCAGGAAATTTAACCGCCGAAATTCCGGCAACACCTTTAGCTTTTCATCTCATTGAGGTGATGAAAAATAGCGGACTGATTGCCGACTTTCAACGGTACGAAGATATCGAAACAAATCCTTGCTTACAAATTCACCTTAACCCCAGCGATCGCGCCCCAGTAAGTCAACCCCCCGCACCCGAAGACTTTCCCGAAGCAATCGCCCGCATCCTGCAAAACTTACAAAGCGAAGATCCTACTGTTCGGATTCTAGCTCTAACCGCTTTAGGAGAACATTACAGCGAACCCTAA